The proteins below come from a single Lates calcarifer isolate ASB-BC8 linkage group LG11, TLL_Latcal_v3, whole genome shotgun sequence genomic window:
- the ep300b gene encoding histone acetyltransferase p300 isoform X6 translates to MADNVLESGPPSAKRPKLSSPALSVSASDGNDFGSLFDLEHDLPDELISSSDLGLTNGGDASHTSLGGVGGGIGVGGSQDAAAKHKQLSELLRAGAPAQQGGPTSNSTAPGASMGMMGGVSVSPGGPQGMPPQGQQQQPGLMQQVGMVGGVAALNRAAAMMGAQKGNAGQQQQGLMGGQVMNGSPRMGYPSSAGMGNSSNLLAETLQQQQGGQPMGPGSQAGMRPQQPGALNKMNMMANAGPYGGPYGQSAGQGLPGAGLGPQLQNKAGLPNNMATQFNMDKKAPPGQGMPGMASQQQQPGAVGGVSVGGAAAVGAAQVGLGAVGAGPGAAPPTADPEKRKLIQQQLVLLLHAHKCQRREQANGEVRQCNLPHCRTMKNVLNHMTHCQAGKSCQVAHCASSRQIISHWKNCTRHDCPVCLPLKNAGDKRNQQSLVNSAGVGLVNSLGSGVPGGQSNTPNLNPPSQIDPSSIERAYAALGLTYQGNQMPQQQPQANMPNQGLQGQPGIRTLNTMGGNSMGVNGGVGVQPPNQQSTLLPDAMLHNNMNAQSLMNDGVGNLGSMPTATPPSAAGMRKSWHEDITQDLRNHLVHKLVQAIFPTPDPAALKDRRMENLVAYARKVEGDMYESANSRAEYYHLLAEKIYKIQKELEEKRRTRLQKQGMMPGQPGIPTSGLPQGPPNMGQPPMAPGQPPNGPHADPSMARPAGPNQMVNRMQNPAGMNQFGQMGMQPMGQRSTPPLPLNPPMNQMGMGATRMGQPNATQLQNQYLPTGQFPGSSPGLGSGPVGMNQPGPQTTVPPNPMSTPPSLPASSPAAQSASSVPGSGAPGGSMGTGSASGAGPLPNLPPSSTPTQPNSYPHCPSIRTNSPSPARSLTPQPHQTPPTLPGSQTPQPLTPSTPQLPPPQHPQQQQQQQQQASQQQQQQQQQQPPQPQPQPPGQMVNSEKASQLPQQTLGGVASSGPQAGQASSVPNQNAHVPLQLPQTPLSAKPSLTADGQVSSPASVNSSADPSSQLALADGPAPSQEDIKMEVKKQEEDDEGADTQGEGKGKMGKGQPDVKTEEKPEIKKEKSSGDGCKGEPMDTSSSVSSSVATGEDKKPEVKKEPKEEEEGSGSTGTNSSPASTQSKKKIFKPEELRQALMPTLEALYRQDPESLPFRQPVDPQLLGIPDYFDIVKNPMDLSTIKRKLDTGQYQEPWQYVEDIWLMFNNAWLYNRKTSRVYKYCSKLAEVFESEIDPVMQGLGYCCGRKFEFSPQTLCCYGKQLCTIQRDAAYFSYQNRYHFCEKCFNEIQGESVSLGDDPSQPQTSINKDQFQRKKNDTLDPELLVECIDCGRKMHQICVLHHETIWPSGFVCDNCLKKANKTRKENKYAAKRLPQTKLGSFLETRVNDYLKRQSHPESGEVTIRVVHVSDKVVEVKPGMKSRFVDSGEMAESFPYRMKALFAFEDIDGADVCFFGMHVQEYGSDCPPPNQRRVYISYLDSVHFFRPRHLRTTVYHEILIGYLEYVRRQGFTTGHIWACPPSEGDDYIFHCHPADQKIPKPKRLQEWYKKMLDKAVAERIVHDYKDIFKQATEDRLTSAKELPYFEGDFWPNVLEESIKELEQEEEERKREENSTSNESTDATKGDSKNAKKKNNKKTSKNKSSLSRANKKKPGMPNVSNDLSQKLYATMEKHKEVFFVIRLIAGPTANSLPPITDSDPLMACDLMDGRDAFLTLARDKHLEFSSLRRSKWSSMCMLVELHNQSQDRFVYTCNECKHHVETRFHCTVCEDYDLCITCYNTKGHEHKMDKLGLGLDDDSNNQSAAATQSPGDSRRLSIQRCIQSLVHACQCRNANCSLPSCQKMKRVVQHTKGCKRKTNGGCPICKQLIALCCYHAKHCQENKCPVPFCLNIKQKLRQQQLQHRLQQAQMLRRRMASMQRVGQPAGGPPGGPVVGLPSPGNNGTTAPSTPTSGGTQPPTPQTPTQTMPPVPQQGMGPGPGVQQPQQHQQQQQQLQPAGMHSQGGMPPQHTLHHQFPQMAGGGGGGGAGGIMSSPQHQQQMLPQVQQQQQSGAGTNPQQLQQHPNNLPPYGSRPPGSSPIHQSQGKPVLGSATPPQQQPGGTVMAGSVGGQQPPSQPQGQPPLSQQQQQPPSGPPPAAVEIAMKIQQVADAQRKMALQRQAAQAAAGLMPPLPHHQQGQGQQMGMGHPGAVGMVGPQGMPPQTAAVATARAHMDQQQGAPPGIMVGAGGPMQQPPQQGNLPQGQIPSQVQLQQQRMGAPLQNPQQQQQQWAGQGMPPQQRQAMMNQMGHPAMMAAQQQQQQQQLQQQQQQQQHQQAQGHAALINMAQQQQQQQQGAGGGVPGGAVPGAAGVPGAGAAGGNIPQAALQDLLRTLRSPSSPLQQQQVLNILRSNPQLMAAFIKQRASKYKGVQGGPGGPGGVPGGPGPTGGPVGNVMAGGGPQVNMNAAGAGQPGMHMGGQGGTNVNMATMAQLQQVQQQQQQQQLQQQQQLQQQQRPMLSGLQQQQVAALQQQQQQQQQQQGGGRGMQGQGPQMGNLNTTQFREMLMRRHLQQQQQQQQQQQQQQQQQQQMGVNHGQFQQPQPPQGQGYMGQPGMQPPTVGQGPPGGPPLGPQQPGGPPGQQGQGYPGSVAQQQAAAALQHRLQHQHHLQMQQQNAMAGLPGGDAGPGGGGVGGPQQPPQGPQPPQSGPPPPSSQALLQQALHQRLLQQQQQHLGPGGSPAQHSNPMSPQQPQQMAQSPHPHLQGQPLPTSLANQVRSPQPSPRPQSQPPHSSPSPRMQPQPSPHHISPQMQTGSPHPGHLNQHHPGMVVPPQQQQQPPTQQQQQNSMEQFGSDQNAMLSQLSGMAGLHGPGGSGQDPLGQNMNHNPLDIM, encoded by the exons ATGAATATGATGGCCAACGCGGGCCCCTATGGCGGTCCGTACGGCCAGTCTGCTGGCCAGGGGCTGCCTGGAGCAGGGCTGGGCCCACAGCTCCAGAATAAGGCAGGACTGCCCAACAATATGGCCACTCAGTTCAACATGGACAAGAAGGCGCCACCGGGTCAAGGCATGCCTGGGATG gcatctcagcagcagcaacccGGAGCGGTTGGTGGTGTATCTGTCGGCGGAGCGGCAGCGGTGGGAGCTGCCCAGGTTGGGCTTGGTGCCGTAGGGGCAGGTCCCGGTGCAGCACCCCCTACTGCAGACCCTGAGAAGAGGAAGCTGATTCAACAGCAGCTGGTCCTCTTGCTCCATGCGCACAAGTGCCAGCGAAGGGAGCAGGCCAACGGTGAAGTGCGGCAGTGCAACCTGCCCCACTGCCGCACCATGAAGAATGTGCTCAACCACATGACTCATTGCCAGGCTGGCAAATCCTGCCAGG tggCACACTGTGCCTCATCCAGACAGATCATCTCTCATTGGAAGAATTGCACACGACACGACTGTCCTGTATGCCTGCCACTGAAAAATGCTGGAGACAAGAGGAACCAGCAGT CTCTTGTCAACAGTGCAGGTGTGGGTTTGGTGAACTCTTTAGGTTCAGGAGTGCCAGGTGGACAGTCCAACACTCCAAATCTGAACCCTCCCAGCCAGATTGACCCCAGCTCCATAGAGAGGGCCTACGCTGCATTGGGCCTCACTTACCAGGGCAACCAGATGCCACAGCAGCAACCACAGGCCAACATGCCAAACCAGGGGCTGCAGGGGCAGCCTGGGATAAGGACTCTAAACACCATGG GAGGAAACTCTATGGGAGTGAATGGTGGAGTGGGAGTGCAGCCCCCCAACCAGCAGTCCACCCTACTGCCAGATGCCATGTTACACAACAACATGAATGCACAGAG TTTGATGAATGATGGTGTGGGGAACCTGGGCTCCATGCCCACAGCAACTCCTCCTTCTGCTGCAGGCATGAGGAAGTCTTGGCATGAAGACATCACGCAGGACCTCCGCAATCACCTCGTCCACAAGCT tGTGCAGGCCATCTTCCCCACTCCTGACCCAGCTGCACTGAAGGATCGACGGATGGAGAATCTGGTGGCTTACGCTCGAAAAGTAGAGGGAGACATGTACGAGTCAGCCAACAGCAGG GCGGAGTACTACCACCTGCTGGCAGAGAAGATCTACAAGATCCAaaaggagctggaggaaaagaggaggacaCGACTCCAGAAGCAGGGCATGATGCCCGGCCAACCTGGAATACCCACCTCAGGCCTCCCACAGGGGCCTCCCAACATGGGACAGCCGCCCATGGCCCCAGGGCAACCCCCAA ATGGTCCTCATGCTGATCCGTCCATGGCCCGACCAGCTGGACCCAATCAGATGGTCAACAGGATGCAGAACCCAGCAG GAATGAACCAGTTTGGTCAGATGGGGATGCAGCCAATGGGTCAGAGGTCgacacctcctcttcctcttaaTCCTCCAATGAACCAG ATGGGTATGGGAGCAACAAGAATGGGCCAGCCCAACGCCACACAGTTACAGAACCAGTACCTCCCCACGGGCCAATTTCCTGGGTCCAGTCCCGGACTTGGTTCTGGTCCTGTTGGCATGAATCAGCCAGGGCCACAGACTACAGTGCCACCG AACCCGATGTCAACGCCGCCTTCCCTCCCAGCCAGCAGCCCCGCAGCACAGTCCGCCTCTTCTGTTCCGGGCTCCGGAGCCCCTGGAGGCTCCATGGGGACTGGTAGTGCCAGTGGTGCCGGGCCTCTACCCAACTTGCCTCCatcctccacccccacccagcCCAACTCCTACCCTCACTGCCCATCCATCCGAACAAACTCCCCGTCACCAGCACGCAGCTTAACGCCTCAGCCCCATCAAACACCCCCCACGTTACCTGGCTCTCAGACCCCACAGCCGCTGACCCCCAGCACACCCCAGCTCCCCCCACCACAACAtccgcagcagcagcaacaacagcagcaacaagcttcgcagcagcagcagcagcagcagcagcagcagccgccgcAGCCGCAGCCGCAGCCACCAGGGCAGATGGTGAACTCTGAGAAGGCCAGTCAGCTCCCACAGCAGACACTTGGGGGCGTGGCTTCCTCAGGCCCCCAAGCAGGTCAGGCTTCATCAGTGCCTAACCAGAATGCTCATGTGCCACTGCAGCTGCCTCAGACCCCA CTATCTGCAAAGCCATCTCTGACAGCAGATGGTCAGGTATCCTCTCCGGCTTCAGTCAACAGCAGCGCTGATCCCAGTTCCCAGCTCGCCCTGGCAGATGGCCCTGCTCCCAGCCAGGAAGACATTAAAATGGAGGtgaagaagcaggaggaggatgacgaAGGGGCTGATACACAAGGAGAGGGCAAAGGGAAGATGGGCAAGGGTCAGCCTGATGTGAAGACGGAGGAGAAACCTGAG ataaagaaagagaagtCATCAGGAGATGGTTGTAAAGGTGAGCCCATGGATACATCTTCCTCAGTGTCGTCGTCAGTAGCAACAGGTGAAGACAAGAAGCCGGAGGTGAAGAAAGAAcccaaagaggaagaggaggggtcAGGGTCAACAGGAACCAACAGCTCCCCAGCCAGCACTCAGAGCAAGAAGAAAA TCTTTAAGCCGGAGGAGCTGCGTCAGGCTCTGATGCCCACCCTGGAAGCTTTGTACCGGCAGGACCCTGAGTCCCTTCCCTTCCGTCAGCCGGTGGACCCCCAGTTACTGGGAATACCC GACTACTTTGACATTGTGAAGAACCCCATGGACCTGTCGACCATCAAGAGGAAGCTGGACACGGGACAGTACCAAGAGCCATGGCAGTACGTTGAGGATATCTGGCTGATGTTCAACAACGCCTGGCTGTACAACCGCAAGACTTCCCGTGTCTACAAGTACTGCTCCAAGCTGGCTGAGGTGTTTGAGTCGGAGATTGACCCCGTCATGCAGGGCCTAGGGTACTGTTgtgggaggaag TTTGAGTTTTCTCCCCAAACTCTTTGCTGCTATGGAAAACAATTATGCACCATCCAACGTGACGCTGCCTACTTTAGCTACCAGAACAG GTACCACTTCTGTGAGAAGTGTTTCAACGAAATCCAGGGCGAGAGCGTTTCCCTGGGTGACGACCCCTCCCAGCCTCAGAC GTCCATCAACAAAGACCAGTTCCAGCGAAAGAAGAACGACACACTTGATCCTGAGTT GCTTGTGGAATGTATTGACTGCGGTCGTAAAATGCACCAGATCTGTGTCCTGCATCATGAAACCATATGGCCTTCAGG CTTTGTGTGCGACAACTGCCTCAAAAAGGCAAATAAGACAAGGAAGGAGAACAAATACGCAGCTAAAA GGCTTCCCCAAACCAAGTTGGGGAGCTTTTTGGAGACACGAGTGAACGACTACCTCAAGCGCCAGAGCCACCCCGAGTCTGGTGAGGTCACCATCCGAGTGGTCCACGTCTCAGACAAGGTGGTCGAGGTCAAGCCAGGCATGAAGTCCAG gtTTGTGGACAGTGGAGAGATGGCCGAGTCCTTCCCATACAGGATGAAAGCCTTGTTTGCGTTTGAGGACATCGACGgagcagatgtgtgttttttcgGCATGCACGTTCAAGAGTACGGCTCAGACTGCCCGCCTCCCAATCAGAGACGAGTGTACATCTCTTACCTGGACAGCGTGCACTTCTTCAGACCTCGACACCTCAGGACCACTGTCTACCATGAGATCCTGATAGGCTACCTGGAGTATGTCAGGAGGCAGGG GTTTACCACAGGTCATATCTGGGCCTGTCCGCCCAGTGAAGGGGATGATTACATCTTCCACTGTCACCCAGCGGACCAGAAGATCCCCAAGCCAAAACGCCTGCAGGAGTGGTACAAGAAGATGCTGGACAAGGCTGTTGCTGAGCGCATTGTCCATGATTACAAG GACATCTTTAAGCAGGCGACAGAGGACCGGCTGACCAGTGCCAAGGAGCTGCCATATTTTGAAGGTGATTTCTGGCCCAACGTTCTGGAGGAGAGCATCaaggagctggagcaggaggaagaggagaggaagagggaggagaacaGCACCTCCAACGAGAGCACAGAT GCCACGAAAGGAGACAGCAAGAATGCCAAAAAGAAGAACAATAAAAAGACAAGCAAGAACAAGAGCAGCTTGAGCCGAGCCAATAAGAAGAAACCAGGGATGCCCAATGTTTCCAATGACCTTTCTCAGAAACTCTACGCCACCATGGAGAAACATAAGGAG GTCTTCTTCGTCATCCGCCTCATTGCCGGCCCCACCGCCAACTCCCTGCCCCCCATCACTGACTCGGACCCCCTGATGGCCTGCGACCTGATGGACGGACGCGACGCCTTCCTGACTCTGGCCAGGGACAAGCACCTGGAGTTCAGCTCTCTCAGGAGGTCCAAGTGGAGCTCCATGTGTATGTTGGTGGAGCTGCACAACCAGAGCCAGGACCGCTTCGTCTACACCTGCAATGAGTGTAAACACCACGTGGAGACCCGCTTCCACTGCACTGTCTGCGAG GATTACGACTTGTGCATCACCTGCTACAACACTAAAGGTCATGAGCACAAGATGGATAAGCTGGGCCTGGGATTGGACGACGACAGCAACAACCAGTCGGCAGCAGCTACCCAGAGCCCCGGAGACTCCCGCCGCCTAAGCATCCAGCGCTGCATCCAGTCGCTGGTCCATGCATGCCAGTGCCGCAACGCCAACTGTTCCCTGCCGTCCTGCCAGAAGATGAAGCGCGTTGTCCAGCATACAAAAGGCTGCAAGCGCAAGACGAATGGCGGCTGCCCCATCTGCAAGCAGCTCATCGCTCTATGTTGCTACCATGCCAAACACTGTCAGGAGAACAAATGTCCGGTCCCGTTCTGCCTGAACATCAAACAGAAACtacggcagcagcagctgcagcacagactcCAACAGGCTCAGATGTTGAGGAGAAGAATGGCCAGCATGCAGAGGGTGGGGCAGCCGGCTGGAGGGCCACCGGGAGGGCCTGTGGTTGGACTTCCATCACCAGGAAACAATGGCACCACGGCACCGAGTACACCGACATCTGGGGGAACGCAACCCCCTACTCCCCAGACCCCAACTCAGACCATGCCTCCAGTCCCACAGCAGGGAATGGGCCCAGGACCTGGAGTccaacagccacagcagcaccagcagcagcagcagcagctgcagcccgCTGGGATGCACTCACAAGGTGGCATGCCTCCTCAGCACACCCTTCACCACCAGTTTCCGCAGAtggcaggtggaggtggaggtggtggggcTGGGGGGATAATGAGTTCTCCCCAACATCAACAGCAGATGCTTCCTcaggtccagcagcagcagcaaagtgGAGCAGGGACCAACCCTCAGCAGCTCCAACAGCACCCCAACAATTTGCCTCCGTATGGCAGCAGACCCCCGGGCTCCTCCCCAATCCACCAGTCCCAGGGCAAACCTGTCCTTGGCTCTGCAACGCCTCCCCAGCAGCAGCCTGGTGGCACTGTCATGGCTGGAAGTGTTGGAGGGCAGCAACCTCCTAGCCAGCCCCAGGGCCAGCCTCCActttcacagcagcaacagcagcctccGTCTGGCCCTCCACCGGCAGCAGTAGAAATTGCCATGAAGATCCAACAGGTAGCTGATGCTCAGAGGAAGATGGCTCTGCAAAGACAAGCGGCCCAGGCAGCTGCAGGCTTGATGCCTCCTCTGCCGCACCATCAGCAGGGTCAAGGTCAGCAGATGGGCATGGGACACCCAGGGGCAGTAGGGATGGTTGGACCCCAGGGCATGCCACcgcagacagcagcagtggcaaCTGCTCGGGCCCACATGGATCAACAACAGGGTGCTCCGCCAGGGATTATGGTTGGCGCTGGGGGGCCCATGCAGCAGCCCCCTCAGCAGGGTAACCTGCCCCAGGGCCAGATCCCCTCTCaggtgcagctgcagcagcagaggatggGTGCACCACTTCAaaaccctcagcagcagcaacagcagtggGCAGGCCAGGGGATGCCACCCCAGCAGAGACAAGCTATGATGAACCAAATGGGCCATCCAGCCATGATGGCAgctcagcaacagcaacagcagcagcaattgcaacaacaacaacagcaacagcagcaccaACAAGCTCAGGGCCACGCTGCCTTGATAAACATggcacaacagcagcagcagcagcagcaaggtgCTGGTGGGGGCGTCCCAGGGGGAGCTGtccctggagctgctggtgttCCAGGGGCTGGTGCTGCTGGTGGGAACATCCCCCAGGCAGCCCTCCAGGACCTGTTACGGACTCTCCGCTCGCCCAGCTCACcactccagcagcagcaagtCCTCAACATCTTGCGGTCTAATCCACAGCTCATGGCTGCTTTTATTAAGCAGAGGGCCTCCAAATACAAGGGGGTGCAGGGGGGCCCTGGTGGACCAGGTGGTGTGCCAGGAGGTCCTGGTCCCACAGGGGGTCCTGTTGGTAATGTCATGGCAGGAGGGGGCCCACAGGTAAACATGAATGCTGCAGGTGCCGGTCAGCCAGGGATGCACATGGGGGGTCAGGGAGGGACAAATGTCAACATGGCCACCATGGCCCAGCTACAGCAagtacaacagcagcagcagcaacaacaactgcaacagcagcagcagttacaacagcagcagaggccaatGCTCAGTgggttacagcagcagcaagtggcagcacttcagcagcagcaacaacaacagcagcagcagcaagggggagggaggggtatGCAGGGCCAGGGGCCACAGATGGGAAACCTCAACACTACTCAGTTTAGAGAGATGCTCATGAGACGgcatctccagcagcagcaacaacaacaacagcaacagcagcaacaacaacagcagcaacaacaaatgGGAGTAAATCACGGTCAGTTCCAGCAGCCGCAGCCACCGCAGGGGCAGGGCTACATGGGACAGCCTGGGATGCAGCCTCCTACAGTGGGTCAGGGCCCACCCGGAGGTCCACCTCTTGGGCCCCAGCAGCCTGGTGGTCCCCCAGGCCAGCAGGGGCAGGGTTACCCAGGGTCTGTGGCCCAGCAGCAGGCCGCAGCTGCACTCCAGCATAGgctccagcaccagcaccacctccagatgcagcagcagaatgccaTGGCTGGCCTGCCAGGGGGCGATGCAGGGCCAGGTGGAGGGGGTGTAGGAGGTCCTCAGCAGCCACCTCAGGGCCCTCAGCCCCCTCAAAGCGGGCCCCCACCTCCATCTTCTCAGGCCCTGCTCCAACAGGCCCTCCACCAGAGgcttctccagcagcagcagcagcatctgggCCCTGGGGGGTCACCAGCCCAGCACAGCAATCCCATGAGTCCTCAGCAGCCGCAGCAGATGGCCCAGTCCCCGCACCCACATCTGCAGGGCCAGCCATTGCCCACCTCCTTGGCCAACCAGGTGCGGTCCCCGCAGCCCTCCCCCAGACCCCAGTCCCAGCCGCCACACTCAAGCCCGTCTCCGCGCATGCAGCCCCAGCCCTCCCCACATCACATCTCTCCCCAGATGCAGACGGGTTCCCCACACCCAGGCCACCTGAACCAGCACCACCCTGGCATGGTGGTCCctccacaacaacagcaacagccaCCGAcccaacagcagcaacagaactCTATGGAGCAGTTTGGGTCAGACCAGAATGCCATGTTATCTCAGCTGAGCGGCATGGCCGGTCTCCACGGGCCGGGGGGCAGCGGTCAGGACCCACTGGGCCAGAATATGAATCACAACCCTTTAGACATCATGTAG